DNA from Rhodopirellula islandica:
TGAGCATCTCGGAGCCATCCCGTTTCGCTGCGGAGAATGTGGATTCGCGTTCTTTTTTGGCCCCGTCGCGGCCGTCGGCGGGCTGATTGTGAACGAAGCTCAGGAATTGCTGCTTGTTCGTCGTGCACGCGACCCTGGCAAAGGCCAATGGGGTTTGCCCGGGGGCTTTGTCGATCGAGGCGAGTCCATCGAGGAAGCTCTGCGCCGTGAGGTCATCGAAGAGACTCAGTTGAAAGTGACCGAGTTGACGCTGTTGACGACAGGCCCCAACACTTACACCTACGCCGGCGTGACCGCTGATGTGATCGATTTGTTCTTTGTCTGCAAAGTTCCCACGAACGCTAAGATTCAATTGGAACCCACTGAACTGTCTGAGTTCAAATGGTGTGTGCCTACCAAGCGTGAGCTCAACAACATGGCATTCCCGTCCAATCGAATCGCGGTGGAACAATGGCTCCAAGAAAGAAAACAGGCCTCCAAATGAATTCAGCGATTTCGACCGAGCATTCACCGCGGGCATCCACCCGATCATCGGCGTCTCGCTGGGCAACCGTGTTGATGGCCGGAACGATGTTGATCCTCGCCTTTGCGGCAACCGAAGGATGCACCAACTCATCCGGCAAACCCAAAAGCGGCAAGCTGCAAGTTCTCGCCACCACTGCGATGGTGGGCGACGTCGTCAAAGCGGTCGGTGGTGACGCAATCGAAGTCACCGTGTTGCTCGGTCCGGGCGTCGACCCGCACCTTTACAAGACGACTCGCGATGACGTGGCTCAAATTTTGGATGCCGATGTGGTGTTTTATTCGGGTTTGATGCTCGAGGGAAAAATGTCGGACACCTTTGCGAAGGTCGGGAAATCGAAACCCGTTTTCGCAGTGACAGAGGATTTGGATCACGACAAGCTTTTGTCTGATTCGCAGCAAACCGGCCACCCCGATCCGCACGTTTGGTTCGATGTCGAACTGTGGTCGCTCACCGCCAACCAAGTCGCGGAAGTCCTCGGGGAACAGTTGCCCGAACACCTGGATACGTTTGCGATGAATTCGTCAAACTACCAATCGGATTTGCGAGACCTCGCAGCGGACGCCAAGGCCGCCCTGGCAACGATCCCTGAAGACCAACGAATTCTGATCACCTCGCACGATGCGTTTGGCTACCTTGGCCGCGCTTACGGGATCGAGGTCATGGGTGTGCAGGGAATTTCAACGGACTCAGAAGCCGGGCTGCAACGCATCAACGAACTCGTCGACTTGATCGTTGAGAAACAGGTCCCCGCCGTCTTTGTTGAAACCAGTGTGAATGGGAAAAGCATTCAAGCCTTGATCGATGGCGCCCGTTCTCGTGGGCACGCGGTCAAAATTGGCGGGGAACTGTTTTCTGACGCCGCTGGCGAAGCGGGCACTTACGAGGGCACCTACCCTGGCATGATTGATCACAATGTGACACTGATCACCCGAGCCCTGGGAGGCGAAGCCCCCGAGAATGGATTGCGAGGCAAACTGAGCATGGACGCGGAAACGACAGCCGAGACCTCGAACGTTCCGAATTAGGCACCGTCCCCGTCCAGCCCATCTGTTTTCATCATGAGTTCGTCTGCCATCCCTGTTGAACCTTCCGTTCCAAACGGGTCCGCCTCTTCGGGTGCCGGTGACACGTCGTCGGCCATCGCTTTGAAGGTGGATGATTTGACGGTGGCGTATCACCGCAAACCCGTCATCTGGGACGTTGAACTGGAAATCCCAGCAGGCAACTTGGTCGGCATCGTCGGTCCCAACGGAGCCGGGAAAAGCACGCTGCTCAAAGCGGCCATGGATTTGATCCCACGGGCGTCGGGGCGAGTCGAATTCTTTGGCCAACCGTATTCCAAATCACGCAGCCGAGTGGGCTACGTCCCGCAACGAGAAAGCGTGGACTGGGACTTTCCCGTTGATGCCCTCGATGTTGTGACCATGGGACTGTATCGACAATTGGGTTGGTGCATGCCGGTTCGCAAAAAGCACCGCGACATGGCCCGAGAAGCGCTCGCTCGCGTGGGCATTGCTGACCTCGCTCATCGGCAAATCAGCCAGTTGTCCGGCGGGCAACAACAACGCACTTTCCTGGCGCGAGCTCTCGTGCAGAACGCCGACTTGTATTTGATGGACGAACCGCTGGCTGCGGTCGACGCAGCCACGGAAGCCGCGATCATCGACCTGCTTCGTCAGATGCGAACCGATGGAAAGACCGCGGTTGTGATTCACCACGATTTGCAATCGGTGCCGGATTACTTTGACTACGTCGTGCTGCTGAACATGCGAGTGGTCGCATCAGGCAAAACCGAAGACGTGTTCACCAGTGAAAATTTGCAGAAGACCTACGGTGGCCGATTGACGTTGCTGGACGAAGCCACCGAAGCCATGCGTCGCCGGGAACGGTCGATCTGATGCCCGAGCACCTTTGGCGTGTGATCAGTCTGCAGGATCACAACACACGAGTCGTGATTTTCGGCGCCGCGATGCTGGGGCTCGCTGCCGGGTTGGTGGGTTGCTTCACGCTGCTTCGTCGCCGTGCTTTGGTCGGCGATGCGCTCGCTCACGCGGCGCTTCCCGGAATTGCAATTGCATTTCTGTGGGTCACGGCGATGGGCGGCAATGGGCGTTCGCTGCCGGTCTTGTTGGCTGGGGCCACCGTATCGGGCATGTTTGGGATCGCATCGATTCTGATCATTCGGCGTGGCACTCGCATCAAAGAGGATGCCGCGCTTGGAATTGTCCTCAGCGTCTTCTTTGGACTCGGACTGGAACTGCTGGGGATCGCCCAGCAAATGAAGAACGGGAACAAAGCCGGACTGGAATCGTTCATCTACGGCAAGACCGCGTCGATGGTCGAGAGCGACGCCTGGCTGATCGCAATCGCATCGTTGATTTGTGTTGTGGTTTGCGTGGGGCTGTTGAAAGAGTTCAAGCTGCTGTGTTTCGACGAAGCCTTTGCGGGCTCGCGGGGGTACCCCGTCGTGCTGCTCGATGCGGCTCTGATGAGCGTGGTGGTCGTGATCACGATCATTGGCCTGCAGGCCGTGGGATTGGTGTTGGTGATTGCCTTGCTGGTCATTCCCGCTGCGTCGGCCCGGTTTTGGACCGATCGATTGGTTTGGATGATGGTTCTTTCATCGGCCATTGGCATGATGGGATGCTTGGTGGGAGCAGCCGCCAGCGCCATGCTGCCACGATTGCCCAGCGGCGCGATGATCGTGCTGACGACTGGCATTGGCTTTCTGATCAGTTTTCTCATCGGGGCTCGTCGAGGCTTGTTGATTCGGATGTGGCGTCGTCGGTCGCTCAACGCCAGCATCGATCGACAACACTTGCTGCGTGAACTCTACGAACTGTTTGAAACCGATCCAAATCGGTTGTCGGTTTCGTGGGACGAACTCGTCCAAGCCCGGAGTTGGTCCAGCAAACGCCTTCGAAAGATTCTGGAGCAGGCCTCCAGCGATGGTTGGGTCAGCGAGAACATCACCAAGATGGAATTCGCTTTGACGGAACGAGGGGAATCCGAAGCCCGCCGACTCACACGCCGCCACCGTTTGTGGGAACTGTATTTGATTCATCACGCCGACATCGCACCGCAACGAGTTGACCGCGATGCGGACGCGATTGAGCACGTGCTGGAACCGGAGACGGTGGCTGAGCTCGAATCGTTGCTCAATGCCGAACTAGGGGAGCGCCGGATGCCGACCGACCCGCACGCTTCCTCCGCCGAAGGAGCCAAGGCATGATCGGTTGGGCTGACTCCACGTCATTTTGGACGGTGGAATGGAACTGGGCATTGGACGGATGGATCGTCGCCGCAGGAATGCTTTGTGCCGTGGCATCATCGCTGCTCGGTTGTTTCCTCGTGCTTCGCCGGATGAGTTTGCTGGGCGATGCGATCAGTCACGCGGTGCTGCCCGGTTTGGCCGCCGCATTTTTGATTTCCGGCAGTCGCAGCAGCGGATGGATGTTCCTCGGCGCCGTGATCGTGGGCGTTCTCACTGCACTCTTGTCCGACTGGATTCACGTTCGTGGCGAAGTCGACGAGGGTGCCTCGATGGGCGTGGTGTTCACGACCCTGTTCGCCGCTGGTTTGATCATGATCGTGTTGGCGGCTGATCGGGTCGACCTGGACCCAGGATGCGTTTTGTATGGGGCCATTGAATCGACGCCGCTTGATACTTGGGTCATCCCGATTCCGATTCTCGGTCCCACCGACATTCCCCGAGTCGTGGTCGTGTTGTCGATCGTCACGTTGATCAACGCGGCTTTCGTGGGGCTATTCTTCAAAGAACTGAAGATGGCAACCTTTGACGCTGAACTGGCCACCTCCAGTGGTTTTTCGGCCAAAGCGATTCACTACGTCCTGATGACGTTGGTGGCCGTGACTGCCGTTGCCAGCTTTGAAAGTGTGGGCAATATCCTTGTCGTTGCAATGTTGGTTGTCCCCGCCGCGACGGCGTATTTGTTGACCGATCGATTGGGAGTCATGATTCTGTTGGCCTGCGTGATTGGTGCCGCTTCCGCCTGGGGCGGTCACGTGGCCGCGGTCGAGATTCCGACCTGGTTCGGTTTCCGGAGCACCACCACGGCGGGCATGATGGCAGTCGCCACCGGATTCGCGTTCACACTTGCCGTGGTGGGTTCGCCCCGTCGCGGATTGATCCCCCAGTGGATCCGCAAACAATGGCTGCGTTGGACGATCCTGACGGACGACGTCTTGGCGTTGCTGTACCGCATGGAAGAAAAGACACTGGACGAACGTCCGATCGCGGATGCCATGGCCATGCAGGCCGACCTCAATGCCTGGATGGCGGGTGTCTTGTTGACCAACCGATTCGCGATCAAATCGGCGGTCAAGTATCACGCCTGGCGTGGCCGGATCGAAACCGCTCAGGCGGTTTCGACCACTGCCACCGCCGAAACGGCGAACACGGCCGATCGTTCGAAAGTGCTGGTTCCCAAGTTGACGGGTGTGGGACGATCCGAAGCGGAATCGCTGGTTCGCTCGCACCGGTTGTGGGAACAATACCTGGTCACACAAGTTGACTCGGAAGGCAGCCGGATTCACCAGCAAGCTCACCAGCTTGAGCACTTCACCGATCGCCAACTGCAAGACCAACTCGATCATCAAACCGATTCGCCGGAGAAGGACCCGCACGGCAGCCCCATTCCCTCGGCCAACGATCAACACCCATGAGTGCCAGCTTGGAATCCCATTCTTCTTCGACCGACCAGCATTTCTTCCGCACCAGCGTCCTCACGAAATGGATGCTCGCTGCGGCGTTGTGCCTTCTGACTGCGATCGCTTACTTGCCAGCCATCCAAGGTGGATTCATTTGGGATGATGACGATTATGTCACTGAAAACCCAACCTTGCACACGTTTGATGGACTGGTCGCGATCTGGACCGATCCTTCGGCGACACCCCAGTACTACCCCGTCGTTCACAGTTCATTTTGGATTGAGAATCACCTGTGGGGCCTGAACCCGATGGGCTACCACTTGGTCAATGTGCTGGTCCACTGCATCAGTGCACTGTTGTTGTGGCGAGTCCTCTCGCGGTTCTCCGTTCCGGGAGCCTACGTTGCGGCGCTCCTGTTCGCGGTGCACCCGATGCATGTGGAATCGGTTGCCTGGATCACCGAACGCAAAAATGTTCTGTCGGGGATGTTTACGTTGCTGACCATCCTGTGCTGGCTCAGGTACTGGGACTTCACGAAGTCGGAATCAGATGCCGAAACGACGCCTCGAAACCGGCGTTGGTACGCACTCGCATTGCTGTGTTTCATCGCCGCGTTGTTGAGCAAGACGGTCGCCTCCACCTTGCCCGCCGCGTTGCTGGTGATGATTTGGTGGAAGCGTGGCACGCTCCGGATCAAAGACTTTGTCGCCCTGATTCCGTTCTTCGTGATCGGCATCGGAATGGGGTTGCTCACCGTGTGGTTGGAAAAGGTCCAGGTCGGGGCCAGTGGCATGGACTGGGAATTGTCGCCTTGGCAACGGGTGCTGATTGCCGGACGAGCGCTTTGGTTTTACGCCGGTAAATTGGTTTGGCCGACCGAGCTGATCTTCACCTACCCACGATGGGAGATCGATGTCACCTCATGGTGGCAAAACGCGTTTCCAATCGCAGCGATCGCCGTGATGATCACGCTGTTCGTGATGCGCCATCGCTTGGGGCGCGGCCCCATCGCAGCGGTGTGCTTGTACGCGGGCACCTTGTTTCCTGCCTTGGGGTTCTTCGATGTTTACCCGATGCGGTTCTCCTTCGTTGCCGATCACTTTGCCTACATGGCCAGTGTTCCTCTGATTGCCTTGGTCGTGGGGGTGGTTGCGACTTGGCTGCAAACCAAGGATCAAGACGAGGAAGAATTTGGCTTGGGGCGACACCTGCCTAAATTGATGGCCGCCGGTGCCGCGTTGCTGCTGGCCACGGTTTCGTTTAGCCAAGCGACGATCTACAGCGGATTGGAAGTGCTCTGGCGGGACACGCTGGCCAAGAACCCCAACTCGTTCATGGCTCACAATAACTTGGGCGCGTTGCTCAACCGACGAGGTGACTACCTGGAAGCCGAAACGCATCTGCGTCGTGCCCTGGAGATCAAACCCACGTTTGCCGACTCCGTCATCAACTTGGCCCAAGCCCGTCAAAACCTGGGCGATCTGGAAGAGGCACTTTCGCTCTACACCCGTGCCACGGAACTCAATCCGGGGCTCGCCGAAGCCTACAACGGACTGGGGGCATCGCAAGGAATGATGGGTGACTTCGACGCCGCAGAAGCGTCGCTGAACCATGCCATTGAAATTGACCCCGGCTACGCCAATTCTTACGGGAACTTGGCGACGCTCCGATCCTCACAGGGACGCAACGAGGAGGCCATCGAGTTGTTCCAAACCGCCGTGCAACTGGCTCCTGAAAGACTGGATCATCGAACCAATTTGGCTCGCGTGCTGATGTCGGTCCAACGGTGGGAGGATGCCTCCGCAGTCTGGCAGGGGATCCTGGATCAATCCCCTGAAGACGTCAGCGCGATCTTGAACTTAGGCGTGATTGCAGCGAATCAGCAACGCACCGAAGACGCCATCGGCTACTTCGAACGTGTGCTGGCGATCGTCCCCAATCACCTGAGCGCCACGTACAATATGGGAGCCATGCACGATGCTCTGGGCAACACAGCCGAAGCGGAGCAGTATTTCCGGCGTGCCGAGCGATTGCAGCCATCTGTTCCCTGATGGCCGACCGAAGGAAATGAAAAGGCATTTCGAGTTTGCTGTGTGATTCGAATACAATCGGAGGCGGTTTCACCGCTCCTCTTCGTCGACACGGTTCCAAAATGCATTCGAACTCTTCTATCCCTGTATCGTCGAGCCGAACTCGGATGCACCTGCGGGATGCTTACCGAGGCCTTCTGGGAATTTTTGGGGTCACGCTGGTTTGCTCGGCAATTTCGCCCCTTTCGCTGGTCGCACAGCAGACGCCTGCCAGCCCACGTCCGAATGTGATCATCGTCTACACCGATGACCAAGGTTTCGGCGATGTCAGCAGTTTCAACCCCGAGGCAAAATTCGCGACGCCCAACATGGATCGTCTCGCGAAAGAGGGGATCGCCTTCACCAACGCGCACTCCAGCGACAGCGTTTGCACGCCATCCCGCTACGGATTGCTGACAGGTCGCTACAGTTGGCGGACAACGCTCAAACGAGGTGTGATGAACGCCGAGGGAAAGTGCTTGATCGCCGACGACCGGATGACGTTGGCATCCTTCCTTCGCGATCAAGGCTATCAAACGGGCATGGTCGGCAAATGGCACCTGGGCATGCAGTTCCCCGGCTCACCGAAGGACCGAGATTGGTCCCAACCCGTTCTCGACATGCCGTTGGACAAAGGCTTTGATCACTTCTTTGGCATTCCCGCATCCCTGAACTATGGCGTGTTGGCTTGGTTCGATGGTCGCCACGCCGCGGTTCCTCCCGAATCTTGGACCGGCAAGAAACCGAACAAGCGTCACGTCGACTATCGCATCATGCCTCCCTATGTCGACACTGAGGGCGAAGCACGGGAGCGTTTCAAGAACACGACCATCGAGGTCGCGGACGACTTCATCGACAATCAATGCCTGACTCGGTTCACCGACAAAGCGATCGAGTGGATTTCCGAAGTCACAGCCGCTCCATCCGCAGAAGCATCTTCCGACACCGCACCGTTTCTCCTGTACTTGCCACTGACATCGCCGCACTATCCCGTCTGCCCGCTGCCTGAGTTCTGGGGGCAAGGCGAATGCGGTGGGTATGGTGAGTTTGTCATCGAAACGGATCACCATCTCGGCCGCTTGCTCGACCATTTGGATTCAAACGGTTTGAGCGATAACACGCTCGTGATTTTGACCAGCGACAACGGCCCTGAAAAGTCATGGAAGCAACGCATCGATGACTTTGGTCACCACAGCAACGGTCCTTACCGAGGTGGCAAACGTGATATCTACGAAGGCGGCCACCGAGTTCCCATGCTGGCCCGTTGGCCCGACGGCATTCAGCAACCAGGTCGCACCAGCGATGCGTTGGTCGGACAAGTCGACTTGTTGGCAACCATTGCCGAATTGCTCGGGCAATCCGTGCCGGACCATGCCGCCGAAGACAGCCACAGCTTTGCATCGATCTTGCTCGACCCTTCTTACGAACATCATCGTGTCCCATTGATCAATCACGGGGTGCGAGGCGAGTTCGCCATCACGGCAGGCCACTGGAAGTGGATCGCTCCGAACCGATTCAAAGACCAAGGTGAACTCTACGATCTCGCCACTGATCCCGCGGAATCCAAGGATCTCTCGTCTGATCACCCTCAGATTGCTCGTCGATTGCAAACCGCGCTGACAAAAATCGTGGTCAACGGGCGTAGCACCCCCGGCGATCCTCAACCCAATGACACTGGCTACTGGGACGACCTCCACTGGATCGATCCTTCCGAGTACATCCGCCCCAGTCCCTGATCCTCTTCCCACACGATCCCCATCCCCCAGAGAGACCCTCCATGCATCTCATGATCCCCGTTCCTCGTTGGCTTCCTTTGGTTGCGTTGCTTTGCGCAATGAGCGTCTCGCACGCCGTAGTCGCCAACGATCGCCCCAACTTTTTGGTCATTGTGGTTGACGACCAATCGCCTCTCGATTTGAAGATCTACAACCCCGACTCGCCACTGGAGACGCCCAACATTGATCGCTTGGCAGCGTCCGGAATGGTGTTCGATGGGGCTCATCACATGGGGGCCTGGTCAGGTGCCGTGTGCACCCCTTCGCGGCACATGATCATGACGGGACGCACTGTTTGGCACCTTCCTCAGCGACGTCCGAAGAATGCAAAGCAACGCAACAACAATCAAAGTGTGCGCTACCCAGATGAGAAACTGGCCCCCAAGGACCTGCCTGAATACACCATGGCGGCGATCTTCAATCGGGCCGGGTACGACACGATGCGAACTTGCAAGAGGGGCAACAGTTACGCTGCCGCCAACGAGCAATTCACGGTCGTGCATGATGCAACCAAACGTGGTGGAACAGAGGAATCAGGCAGTGCCTGGCACGGCAAACAAGTGTTGGAATACCTGGATCAACGTGACGCTGCATCGGATGAAGATCCATTCTTGATCTACTTCGGTTTCTCGCATCCACACGACACGCGAGACGGAACACCTGAATTGCTGGCCAAGTATGGAGCGACCAACCACACTGATCGCAAATCATTGCCACCTGCGAATCCCAAGCAACCGCCCCTGCCGCCGAACCATTTGGAAGCTCATCCGTTCCATCACGGGCACCCCAATCTTCGCGATGAAGTCAGTGTCAGTGGCGTGTGGGATCGTCGCGATGAACGGACGATTCGCAACGAACTCGGACGAGAATTTGCCTGCAGCGAAAACATCGACATTCAAATCGGCAAGGTGCTTCACCGCCTCGAGGAGATGGGCGAATTGGACAACACCTACATCGTCTACACATCCGACCACGGCATGGCGATCGGTCGCCACGGTTTGCAAGGCAAGCAAAACCTCTACGAACACACTTGGCGAGTTCCCTTCATCATCCAGGGTCCCGGCATTCCACAGGGAAAGCGTGCGATCGGCAACCTTTACCTCCTCGATTTGCTGCCCACGCTCGTCGACCTCGCCAAGATCGATGGCCCCGAAACTCTGGAGGGAAAATCCCTGCAACCCGTCATCCGAGGCGACCAAGAAGTCCTTCGCGATGTCCTCTACGGCGTCTACTGTGGTGGAACCAAACCGGGCATGCGGAGCGTGAAGAAGGGCGATTGGAAACTGATCAAGTACGACGCGTTGGACGGCAAAGTCCACGAAACGCAGTTGTTCAACTTGGCCGCCAATCCGCTGGAGTACCTGCCCGAACACCAACGTGAATCGGAACTCGAAACGGACCTCGCAGAAAACCCGGCCTACGCTGAGAAACGTCAGGAACTGGAAGCGTTGTTGCTCTCCGAAATGCAGCGACTGGACGACCCGTATCGTCTTTGGGATCAACCCCAAGTCGCGGAAACCAATCCCTGATCCAATTGGTTCGAGCCAACCTCTGGCTCACTTCCGAAAAAACGCGAGTCCGCCGCCGACAATCCAGGCATCGGATTCGCGTCCATCCGTGGTGACCCAGTAGCGTCCAAACCCGGTCAACCGAGCGTGTGGCGTCCACCAAAAGTGGGCGCCCACCTCGGGATAGATCGACGCCATCGTCAGATCGTATTCGGTGTCTTCCTCACCGCGTTCGTCTGTGATTCCATCGTCGTCGTTGTCAACTCCATCGTCGTCCGCCTCGACGGTTTCCCAGTTCATCCCGGCGTAGCCACCGATCCCCACAAAGGGCGCCAATCGGGTTGGGGTTTGCAATCGCAATCCGGTGTCGAGTCCGATCGAAGCTTGGTCCCAGCCCGCAGCGCCGGACACCGACATCCGCTGAGTGAGGTACGAGGTCAAGTAGTTTTCATTCCCCACATCCGCTACAAACCCGGCTCCCGTGCGGGATCGATACGCCGCTCCGGCAGAAACGTAGGTCCCCTCGGCCCCGTTCAGGAACCTGGCATCGCTGGCCTGTTTCACCTTGCCAATCGGGTCGGATTTGGGAGCGCCTTCGGCATACTTCTCAGCGTAATCCGGGTGTTCCATCGCCCATCGCGAGTGCGTGATGCCGGTCGGCAATCGACACCCCAAGGTCACCACCAGGGCGCATCCGGCAACGAGCCACACGATAGGATGGAAGCTTGAATTCAAGAGATCGTCATCATTGATTTCGTTCGGACGATGGTCACTGGCCCGGTTCACCCTCGGCGATATCAAATCGTCACCCCCCAACACAAGCGGAGTCATGTGGCATAGGCTTCCGGCCTGTGAGGAAGGTGATGACCTAGCGCGACTCACAGGCTGGAAGCCTATGCCACTCTTTGTTCCCGTTCCATTCCAACATGCTGACCATGAGCCACACTTTTCACCTCTCGCCTCGAGTTCTTTTCTCGATCTTCGCGCTCACGCTGTCGTGGCTTGCGATCCATCCAGTGCATGCACAACAGCCCAGCATTGATCACTCGGCCCGACATGAGCTTGCGATCGAACGAGCCCGGTCCAACCTGCGTCCGGATGAGCCAGGTTCCGCGAATCGCCAGGTGGCAGTGGCCGATGCGCTGCTGCGTGCCGGGAAGGTTGACGATTCCATTCCGCACTACGAGAACGCAATCGAGCAATCGCCTGACATGCAGCCATACCTTTGGCAGTACGGCATCGCTTTGTTCTTCGCCGGGCGTTTCGAAGACGGACGGGAATTGTTCGAAGCCCATCGACGTGTGAATCCCAACGATGTTGAAAACGCAGCCTGGCACTTCCTCTGCGAAGCCAAGGCCAACGGCATCGACTCCGCTCGAAAGTTGCTGTTGCCTGCACCGGGAGACCGACGGGTCCCGATGTCTGAAATCCTTGACCGGCTGCCAGGAGGCGACACTGACGCCATCGAAGCCGCCGTGGAGGCGATCGACCATCCAGGGTCAAAGCAATCCGCTCGCTTCTATGCGGATCTCTACCTGGGGATGATCGCCGATGCGGAGGACCAACCAGTTGCCGCGGAGCGATTCATGAAGCGAGCCGCCGCCGCACCGCTGGCACATTACATGGCGGATGTGGCTCGTGTTTACGCGAAACACCTGCCGGATTCGACCAAGCCCGAAGTACGCTGACAATCACGCGACCGCCGTGGGGTCACGATCCCTGCGAACCATCCGGGCTCGACACCGCGGGAATCACATCGTCCAAGCGATGGCCGCAGCGATCACAATGGACGGCGCCCGCTCGGTGATTCGACAAACCACATTGCGAACACAGATGACGCTCCGTCGTCGTCACCAGCTTGCTCGACAGTTCCGCGCTGACAAATCCAGTTGGCACGATGATCAGCGAATACCCGAGCAGGATCAATGCGGCAGAGATGATCTTTCCGATTGTCGTGTGTGGCACCACATCGCCGTAGCCCACCGTGGTCATCGTCACGATCGCCCAGTACATCGACTGCGGAATGGAGGTGAAATCACTTTCATGGGATGATCCCATCAGCACTGTTTCGATCTGGTACATCAACGTGCCGCTGATCGTGACCGCGACCAAAACGACAGCCAAAAAGACAATGATCTTTTCGCGTGATTTCCAAACCGCATCCGCGAGCTCATCGGCCTGGCTCATCATTCGCCAAAGCTTCAGGACCCGAAAGACTCGCAGCAGCCGAACGCTGCGAAGAATGACAAATGACTTGGCGGAATACTCGACGAACAGAGCCAAGTAGCTCGGCAAAATGCTGAGCAAGTCCACGATCCCCCAAAAGCTGAACGCGTACTTCAGCGGGTGACGCACGCAGTACAGTCGGAGTGCATACTCAATGGTGAACAAGATGGTGAGAAACCATTCCAACACCCAAAACCAGGTTGCGAGCGTGCTGACTGGCGTCTCAGACTTGGGGTCACGTTGCAGGCCATACTCAGGGACCGTTTCCAAAGACACCAACACGATGCTGGCAATGATCGCGACCAACAACGCGATGTCAAAACCACGACCAAGCGTTGAGTCGGCTTCGAAGATCACATCGTAAAGCGTCTGCCGGACACCGGGTTCGGCGGGACGCTGGATCAATCGACGCCGCA
Protein-coding regions in this window:
- a CDS encoding sulfatase family protein, which codes for MHLRDAYRGLLGIFGVTLVCSAISPLSLVAQQTPASPRPNVIIVYTDDQGFGDVSSFNPEAKFATPNMDRLAKEGIAFTNAHSSDSVCTPSRYGLLTGRYSWRTTLKRGVMNAEGKCLIADDRMTLASFLRDQGYQTGMVGKWHLGMQFPGSPKDRDWSQPVLDMPLDKGFDHFFGIPASLNYGVLAWFDGRHAAVPPESWTGKKPNKRHVDYRIMPPYVDTEGEARERFKNTTIEVADDFIDNQCLTRFTDKAIEWISEVTAAPSAEASSDTAPFLLYLPLTSPHYPVCPLPEFWGQGECGGYGEFVIETDHHLGRLLDHLDSNGLSDNTLVILTSDNGPEKSWKQRIDDFGHHSNGPYRGGKRDIYEGGHRVPMLARWPDGIQQPGRTSDALVGQVDLLATIAELLGQSVPDHAAEDSHSFASILLDPSYEHHRVPLINHGVRGEFAITAGHWKWIAPNRFKDQGELYDLATDPAESKDLSSDHPQIARRLQTALTKIVVNGRSTPGDPQPNDTGYWDDLHWIDPSEYIRPSP
- a CDS encoding sulfatase-like hydrolase/transferase; the protein is MHLMIPVPRWLPLVALLCAMSVSHAVVANDRPNFLVIVVDDQSPLDLKIYNPDSPLETPNIDRLAASGMVFDGAHHMGAWSGAVCTPSRHMIMTGRTVWHLPQRRPKNAKQRNNNQSVRYPDEKLAPKDLPEYTMAAIFNRAGYDTMRTCKRGNSYAAANEQFTVVHDATKRGGTEESGSAWHGKQVLEYLDQRDAASDEDPFLIYFGFSHPHDTRDGTPELLAKYGATNHTDRKSLPPANPKQPPLPPNHLEAHPFHHGHPNLRDEVSVSGVWDRRDERTIRNELGREFACSENIDIQIGKVLHRLEEMGELDNTYIVYTSDHGMAIGRHGLQGKQNLYEHTWRVPFIIQGPGIPQGKRAIGNLYLLDLLPTLVDLAKIDGPETLEGKSLQPVIRGDQEVLRDVLYGVYCGGTKPGMRSVKKGDWKLIKYDALDGKVHETQLFNLAANPLEYLPEHQRESELETDLAENPAYAEKRQELEALLLSEMQRLDDPYRLWDQPQVAETNP
- a CDS encoding tetratricopeptide repeat protein translates to MSHTFHLSPRVLFSIFALTLSWLAIHPVHAQQPSIDHSARHELAIERARSNLRPDEPGSANRQVAVADALLRAGKVDDSIPHYENAIEQSPDMQPYLWQYGIALFFAGRFEDGRELFEAHRRVNPNDVENAAWHFLCEAKANGIDSARKLLLPAPGDRRVPMSEILDRLPGGDTDAIEAAVEAIDHPGSKQSARFYADLYLGMIADAEDQPVAAERFMKRAAAAPLAHYMADVARVYAKHLPDSTKPEVR
- a CDS encoding ion transporter, giving the protein MSTATEKVLRRRLIQRPAEPGVRQTLYDVIFEADSTLGRGFDIALLVAIIASIVLVSLETVPEYGLQRDPKSETPVSTLATWFWVLEWFLTILFTIEYALRLYCVRHPLKYAFSFWGIVDLLSILPSYLALFVEYSAKSFVILRSVRLLRVFRVLKLWRMMSQADELADAVWKSREKIIVFLAVVLVAVTISGTLMYQIETVLMGSSHESDFTSIPQSMYWAIVTMTTVGYGDVVPHTTIGKIISAALILLGYSLIIVPTGFVSAELSSKLVTTTERHLCSQCGLSNHRAGAVHCDRCGHRLDDVIPAVSSPDGSQGS